In a genomic window of Thiosocius teredinicola:
- the msbA gene encoding lipid A export permease/ATP-binding protein MsbA, whose product MNSKDLYLRLLTHVRPYWRQFSFGIFFMVLLALTEPLIPYFLKPLLDGTFVDRDPQFLFWSPIVLLVLFLVRGTCNLVSQIAFAWVSGKLVFDLRKHMFERILNLPTSYYDSHVTGNILAKVTHNVTQVTAAATKVLMVLVRDTVIVIGLISYMLYLDWRFSLLTFILLPVLGFVVNIIAKRLRRLSRSIQAGMGDITHVLGEAVRGHKIIKVFGGRDAEMTRFLRTANWIRRYQFKSKVADGASAPIVEGIAALMIAILIYFGTGQLGQEPMSVGAFVSFLAALGLLFPPIKRLVDINQPLQSGLAGAESVFELIDESAEIESGTRTLERVTGRLSFSHVSFNYPGSREDALSEVSFVIEPGTTTALVGASGSGKTTIASLVPRFYETDRGQICIDEHDVRDVTLKSLRDQISYVGQESVLFNDTVRANIAYGNDAIDQDEVERAAQQAFALGFIEELPDGFDTVVGEDGVLLSGGQRQRIAIARALLKNAPILILDEATSALDTDSERHVQAALKNLTSNRTTLVIAHRLSTIVHADQILVIGDGRIIERGNHDELMSQQGVYSALYNTQFAQS is encoded by the coding sequence ATGAACAGCAAAGACCTATACCTCCGCCTGCTTACTCATGTCCGGCCTTACTGGCGGCAGTTTTCTTTCGGCATCTTCTTCATGGTTCTGCTCGCGTTGACTGAACCGCTGATTCCCTATTTTCTGAAGCCCCTCCTGGATGGAACCTTTGTAGACCGGGATCCGCAGTTCCTGTTCTGGTCTCCCATCGTGTTGTTGGTGCTGTTTCTGGTCAGGGGTACCTGCAACCTGGTGAGTCAGATTGCTTTTGCGTGGGTATCTGGAAAGCTCGTTTTCGACCTGCGCAAACATATGTTTGAGCGGATCTTGAACTTGCCGACCAGCTACTACGATTCGCATGTGACGGGCAATATTCTGGCCAAGGTTACTCACAATGTTACCCAAGTCACGGCTGCCGCTACCAAGGTGCTGATGGTGTTGGTTCGTGACACGGTGATCGTCATCGGCCTCATCAGTTATATGCTCTACCTCGATTGGCGGTTTTCTCTGCTGACCTTCATCCTGCTGCCGGTCTTGGGGTTCGTGGTCAACATCATCGCCAAACGGTTAAGGCGGCTCAGTCGCAGTATCCAGGCCGGGATGGGAGACATCACTCACGTTCTCGGGGAGGCCGTACGTGGTCACAAGATAATCAAGGTGTTCGGTGGTAGGGATGCCGAAATGACCCGTTTTCTGCGAACGGCCAATTGGATCAGGCGCTACCAATTCAAGTCGAAAGTCGCAGACGGTGCCAGTGCTCCCATCGTTGAAGGGATTGCGGCATTAATGATCGCCATCTTGATTTATTTCGGAACGGGCCAGCTCGGTCAAGAACCGATGAGCGTTGGCGCGTTTGTTTCATTTTTAGCGGCGCTCGGCCTGCTCTTTCCACCAATCAAGCGTTTGGTCGACATCAACCAGCCCTTGCAAAGCGGCTTGGCTGGTGCAGAGAGTGTATTCGAACTGATCGATGAGTCGGCCGAGATCGAATCCGGCACGCGCACGCTAGAGCGCGTAACGGGAAGGCTGAGCTTTTCTCACGTTTCGTTCAACTATCCCGGTAGCCGGGAAGATGCGCTTAGTGAAGTAAGCTTCGTTATCGAACCGGGTACGACGACTGCGCTGGTGGGGGCGTCAGGTAGTGGTAAGACGACCATAGCGTCACTGGTTCCGCGCTTCTACGAAACTGACCGAGGACAGATCTGCATCGATGAGCACGACGTTCGAGATGTTACGTTGAAAAGCCTGCGCGATCAGATCTCTTATGTGGGACAGGAGTCGGTGTTGTTCAACGATACGGTCCGGGCCAACATCGCCTACGGCAACGACGCTATAGATCAGGACGAGGTAGAGCGAGCGGCTCAACAGGCATTTGCCCTGGGTTTCATCGAAGAGCTGCCAGACGGTTTTGATACGGTGGTAGGTGAGGATGGCGTTTTATTGTCCGGCGGACAGCGGCAACGTATTGCCATCGCGCGCGCCTTGCTCAAGAACGCGCCCATATTGATCCTTGACGAAGCAACTTCGGCATTGGATACGGATTCCGAGCGGCATGTGCAGGCGGCTCTGAAGAACCTGACGAGCAACCGCACCACGCTGGTGATTGCGCATCGTCTTTCGACCATTGTGCACGCCGATCAGATTCTCGTGATAGGTGATGGCCGGATCATCGAGCGCGGAAATCACGACGAGTTGATGAGCCAGCAAGGGGTCTATTCCGCGCTCTACAACACGCAATTTGCGCAGTCTTGA
- a CDS encoding lipopolysaccharide kinase InaA family protein, whose translation MRVLHGDVFECVDAWEGLLQELGIEPGSRWAAFDAGDLVSKAPSTKCYRCKLPDERTVYFKRYTYPFSRWHEFWLRPGKAAVEFWAYGRLRQLGIPTLNVIAFGESRRWGALRASCIVTEGIEQTVDLAAFVRTVWSRWPREKRLASGRAIAHQLLSQARKAHDAGFFHHDLKFRNLLIHPDGDPESIVWIDAPRASRMRFREYRGVVTDLSGLSRIAISLFSRFELMRLLHVYLGKERRTEAKRLFRSIQKHLGRRMPKPLDLTYPD comes from the coding sequence ATGCGGGTTCTGCACGGTGATGTGTTCGAGTGCGTCGATGCCTGGGAAGGGCTTTTGCAGGAACTGGGCATCGAACCAGGCTCCCGTTGGGCAGCGTTTGATGCCGGCGACCTGGTCTCCAAAGCTCCCTCGACAAAATGTTATCGATGTAAGCTCCCAGACGAACGCACCGTCTACTTCAAGCGCTATACCTATCCTTTCAGCCGATGGCACGAGTTCTGGTTACGACCAGGCAAAGCGGCGGTTGAGTTCTGGGCATACGGCCGGCTGCGGCAGTTGGGGATTCCTACACTGAATGTCATCGCTTTCGGTGAAAGCCGCCGTTGGGGGGCATTGCGGGCGAGCTGCATCGTGACTGAGGGCATCGAACAGACCGTCGATCTGGCGGCGTTCGTGAGAACGGTGTGGAGCCGGTGGCCCCGCGAAAAGCGGCTCGCTTCAGGGCGGGCTATCGCTCATCAACTGCTCAGTCAGGCGCGCAAGGCGCACGATGCCGGTTTCTTTCACCATGATCTGAAGTTCAGAAACCTTCTGATCCACCCCGACGGAGACCCGGAATCGATCGTATGGATCGACGCGCCCAGAGCATCGCGCATGCGGTTTCGTGAGTATCGCGGGGTGGTGACCGACCTTTCCGGGCTGAGCCGGATCGCCATCAGCCTGTTCAGTCGATTCGAACTCATGCGCCTCTTGCATGTATATTTGGGCAAAGAACGACGTACCGAGGCGAAACGATTGTTCCGCAGTATTCAAAAACACTTGGGAAGAAGGATGCCCAAGCCCCTCGACCTTACGTACCCGGACTAG
- the lpxL gene encoding LpxL/LpxP family Kdo(2)-lipid IV(A) lauroyl/palmitoleoyl acyltransferase: MALLHPRTWLTWFGFACLRLLVAMPFGWQISAGRRIGIWLMPLAKRRLAIARRNIEACFPEMTASERDLMLREHFASLGAAIFETGMAWWSSDAKLRNRAEINGLENLESARRAGKGVLLFGGHFTSIEIAGRLLGKVADVDAVYRVSDNPAVEHVLTRGRGRYCERLIARDDVRGLVRRLRGGHTVWYAPDQNTQRKKAVFVDFMGHRAATTPATSRLANMTGARVVPFRMIRKSDGSGYLLELEPPLEDFPTDDLQADTLRINQIVERWVRMAPEQYLWIHRRFKTRPSRDDPPFY; encoded by the coding sequence TTGGCACTACTCCATCCCCGCACATGGCTCACGTGGTTTGGTTTTGCGTGTCTTCGACTCTTGGTGGCTATGCCGTTTGGTTGGCAGATAAGCGCAGGCAGGCGAATCGGGATATGGTTGATGCCTCTTGCCAAGCGTCGCCTAGCGATCGCAAGAAGAAACATCGAAGCGTGCTTCCCGGAAATGACCGCGAGTGAACGCGACCTGATGCTGCGCGAGCATTTCGCGTCGCTGGGAGCGGCGATTTTTGAAACTGGAATGGCGTGGTGGTCGAGCGACGCGAAGCTGCGAAACCGCGCCGAGATTAACGGACTGGAGAATCTTGAGTCCGCTCGAAGAGCCGGGAAAGGCGTCCTTCTTTTTGGGGGGCATTTTACGTCGATCGAGATTGCAGGGAGATTATTGGGAAAGGTCGCTGATGTCGACGCGGTGTACAGGGTCAGCGACAACCCTGCCGTCGAACATGTGCTAACACGGGGCAGGGGGCGCTACTGCGAAAGGCTTATCGCCCGCGACGATGTTCGGGGTTTGGTGCGTCGTCTGCGCGGCGGTCATACGGTCTGGTATGCGCCAGACCAGAATACGCAGCGAAAGAAGGCTGTTTTTGTCGATTTCATGGGGCACCGCGCCGCCACGACGCCGGCAACTTCCCGATTGGCGAACATGACGGGAGCCCGCGTGGTGCCATTTCGCATGATTCGTAAGTCTGATGGTAGCGGCTACCTACTGGAACTCGAGCCGCCATTGGAAGACTTTCCGACCGACGACCTGCAGGCCGATACATTGCGTATCAACCAGATTGTCGAGCGCTGGGTGCGCATGGCGCCTGAGCAGTATCTTTGGATTCACCGGCGTTTCAAGACCCGCCCATCGCGAGATGACCCGCCATTCTACTGA